The window ATGCCAGCTATCGCACGGAAATTTGGGGCCGATGGCCCATATCCGGCCCACCGCTAATTTTCTCCTCACACGCCGAATACCAAAATCTTGTAGAAGATTTGGTAGCAACTGGAGCCGTAGAAGAAGCGACAAAGATTTACTGGGATGCGCGTCTATCAGAGCGTTACCCAACCGTAGAGTTTCGCATTACAGATGTCTGCATGACGGTAGATGAGGCAGTAATGGTTGCAGGACTAGTGCGCTCTTTGGCGCGAACTTGTTACGAACAAGCTCAAGGAGACAAACCATTTCCAGCCACGCGCCACGAAGTTATACGCGCCGCGCACTGGCGTGCTGCACGCTATGGATTAGATACAGAGCTGATCGATGTTGAGGCAATGCGTGCTGTTCCAGCACACGAACTCGTTGAAAAGTTTCTAGCCTTCGTGCGCCCGTCGCTAGAGGAGTATGGCGACTGGGACGAAGTTTCGTCGCTCGTGCGACAGACGATGCAGCAAGGCAATGGCGCAGCGCGACAGCGGGAAGTTTACCAGCGTACTGGACGCTTAGAGGATGTCGTTGATTTCATTGTTGCTCAGACGCTGAAAGGTATTGATTAACTTGATTAGGGGTAGCAAAATGTTGAATGTTGCCATTGTTGGAGGCGGTGTTTTCAAAATTTAGAGTCCCTAGCGGCACAACTAGAGTTGACCTTGGTGCGTCAACTACCCAAACGGCTGAACCGAGCTTTCAAAGCCAAAGTGCTGACTGATACCGCCTTTGGCGGTATGGAGTTTCTCCACGGCATCTGCAAGCTCAGCTACAGGCGATTACGGGATACTCTATGATCGCAAACTCAGCGATGGACGGCGGCTTTTTCAACTGCACAAATTGGGGCAACGTGTCCGTCTACAGGGACTGAATTATCCAGTCACCATCGCCTATACACAACCCTCTGAGCAGAGCGCCTACAGCTAAGTGATCGATAGCGCCGCTATAAAGACTGAAAGCGCTCAGAACATTAACCAGTCCGCTGTATCACCCTCTGACTAGGAAGTGATTGCTGTCCGGTGGCAAGAGGCAATCTACATCATTGGGCAAACTCCAAAGTCAGATGTCCTCTACAGCGAAGCCCAGGAGAAAAGAGAGCCGTACCTTCTAGCGTTACGTCGGCGAATACACCAGGAAAAATGGGACTCGTGTAAGTGGACATACACGTTGCCGATAATTCAACTTCTCAATAACTTATCCACTAACTGAGAGTACCTTCCTCCACCTGGGCACTATAGCCCCACAGCGGACAACGGCGGATTACTACCCGTAGTCAATCTGCACCCAAAATTTACAACCTCTGAGACTACCGCTGGTCTTGGAGGTTTTGTTTTTTGATCCCCTTGATGACGGTATTTTGCCGATAGTAGGGACGGAATAATTATGAAGTGTTAATGCTGTAATAGCATGGAAAATAAAGTGTGGATATTTTTCCCACCAATCAGATCAATGATGTAAGTTTTGTTTGGGTAGAAGGGGAATTATGAATCTACTTTAATCCTTAATTATTTCTAATGAAAAATCTAGTCTTGCGAGCACTAAAGTTCTCTCCTATTTGTTTCTTACTATTAGGTGGAACTACGGTTAGTGCTCAAAGTCTGCCTCCTTATGCAGGCACAACCTGCTCTGCCTTTGCGACCCATCCAGAGGCCCAGTGGCATTACTACATGGGGACTGCGCCATCTTCCGTGGATGACGATAGTGATGGACTAGCTTGCGAGTATTTGACCAGCACTATTAGGAGCGATGGCAACCGAATCTTTAACAATCAGGCTAATCGTGGCAACGTGAGATACACGATGGAAGTTTGGCGAGTTAACGCTACTGATGTTTATCTACGCATTAAATCGAGCCAAGGAATGGATTTCACAACCCGTAGTTTTCCATCTGATCCGGCAGCCCGCGAGCACATGAATACCTACTATCGAAATCTGCTCCGTTAATATCTTCTTGATGAGAAGCAGATGTCAAAGTATCGTTCTAGTCGAGCTGTAAGTCGCCGCCATCCTACGGCCCAGCACCATTGGGCAGTGGTTCTCTCTGCCCTGGTGTTTGGCAGCTATGCTCTGGTTCAGACTCACCAATTATTTTTCCAAAGCAATGGTGCGGGTGACCCCGGCTGGGCGATTGGACACCCTCAGGCTCAGTGGAACTTTCGCCTAGGCAATCAGCCGCTGCCCGAACTTAGAGCGCTGGCGCTGGAGGTGGTGAACCACGATCGCCTAACGAATGCTCTGCCGCCGCTAGTAGAAGACCCGTTGCTCTCCCAAGTGGCCCAGAAACACGCAGAAGACATGCTGGCCCGCCAGTTCACGACCACGTTAACCCCGACGGTCAAGACCCCTCAGCCCGTTTTATAGCGGCGGGTAGCCAGGTTAGGGCCGGGGAAAATATCATGCACCAGAAGGGGACTATCCCGATGGCCCTGTCCTTGGGATTGGTGGAGGAATACCAGCAGGGGTGGATGGAGAGCCTTGGCCATCGGGAGAACCTGCTGACTCCCCACTACACCACCTTTGGCTATGGCATCGTTGCATCACCAACAGGGACTGAAATCTATGCGGTGCAAATGTTTAGCTTTCTGGCGCAGTAGGCAAGGGTGA is drawn from Leptolyngbya subtilissima AS-A7 and contains these coding sequences:
- a CDS encoding carboxylate-amine ligase — its product is MSLPTEDFTIGVEEEYQIIDPATRELRSRQQQILPIAKKALGDEVQPEAQLSQIEIGTPVCHSLSEVRAELVRLRRELIAAAAKDGNQIAAAGTHPFSEWKEQQVTPKERYQGLMRDYQQLTRELMIFGCHVHVGISDPEMAIQVMNRSRMWLAPLLALAASSPFWFGADTGYASYRTEIWGRWPISGPPLIFSSHAEYQNLVEDLVATGAVEEATKIYWDARLSERYPTVEFRITDVCMTVDEAVMVAGLVRSLARTCYEQAQGDKPFPATRHEVIRAAHWRAARYGLDTELIDVEAMRAVPAHELVEKFLAFVRPSLEEYGDWDEVSSLVRQTMQQGNGAARQREVYQRTGRLEDVVDFIVAQTLKGID
- a CDS encoding CAP domain-containing protein; translated protein: MSKYRSSRAVSRRHPTAQHHWAVVLSALVFGSYALVQTHQLFFQSNGAGDPGWAIGHPQAQWNFRLGNQPLPELRALALEVVNHDRLTNALPPLVEDPLLSQVAQKHAEDMLARQFTTTLTPTVKTPQPVL
- a CDS encoding CAP domain-containing protein, with protein sequence MAAGSQVRAGENIMHQKGTIPMALSLGLVEEYQQGWMESLGHRENLLTPHYTTFGYGIVASPTGTEIYAVQMFSFLAQ